The Sulfurimonas sp. HSL-1716 sequence GGTCGCAGACTGCACTCCGGTGCTTTTTTACGACCCCGTGCACAAAGCCATCGGCGTAGCACATGCGGGTCGTGCGGGAGCGTTTGGCAACATTGTCAAAAACGTAGTGCAGACGATGCAAAGCGAGTACGGTTCAAACCCGCAAGAGATCATCGTCTCCGTTGGCTCTGCCATCGGCGTGTGCTGTTATGAGGTCGGCGAAGAGATATATGAAGAGAGTAAAAAGGAGTTTGGTTACGCTTTTGAAAAACACGCAGGGAATTACTACCTCGACATAAACAAGATCATACTCACACAGCTAAAAGAGTGCGGCATACAAGAGGAGCACATACAAAACGACGGTGTCTGTTCCGCCTGTAACACAAAAGAGTATTTTTCATACAGAGCGGAGGGGCAGACGGGCAGGTTCGCAGGCATCTTGATGCTGAAATGATAATGACTTTAAGATGAGGAGTTTGTTATGAAGGTACTACTCACGGGTGCAAACGGATACATAGGCAGGCGGTTAAAACAACATCTTTTAAAAAACCGAGAAGTCCAGCTAAGAATCTTTGTGCGGAATAAAAAAAGTCTTTCTCCTGAAGTGCTTGCAGTGCATGAGATCATAGAGGGTGACACATTCGATAAAGAAGCGCTAAGAAATGCACTAGAAGGTGTAGACACGGCTTATTATCTTATCCATTCGCTCAACAAACCAAACTACAAAGAACTCGACAAACTTTCAGCCCAAAACTTCATAGACACAGCGACGGCATGCGGAGTAAAAAGAGTGGTATATCTTGGCGGTCTTGGTGTAAAAAACAGCGATACGAGCGAACATCTTTTGAGCAGGCTCGAAACAGGAGAGATACTAAGCTCTTCAAAAACGACACAGACTCTCTGGATCAGAGCGGGCGTGATCATCGGTTCGGGAAGTGCAAGCTTTGAGATCATCCGTCATCTTGTAGAAAAACTCCCGGTACTCATAACTCCCAAGTGGGTCGATACTCTCGCACAGCCCATTGCAGTCGATGATGTTATCGACTATCTTGCTTCATCTTTGTATCTTAAATACGACAAAAACCTCATTGTTGATATCGGCTCCGAAAAGATGCCCTATAGGGAAATGATGCTTCAAACCGCAAAGGCTCTGGGTCTGAAAAGGTACCTTCTTCCTGTACCCTTTATGAGCATCAATCTTTCATCTTATTGGCTCAATCTTTTCACTCCCGTTCCGTTTAAGGTCGCAAAAGCACTTATAGAAGGGTTGAGATCGGAAGTCGTGATACAAAATGACAATGCGCAAAAATATTATCCGCATATCAAGCCGATGGCCTATGTTCAAGCCGTGCAAAAAGCTGTGGATGAGATAGAACAACAACAGGTCATCAGCAGATGGAGCGACGCAGACGGAACCATGTGGGATAAAGCACATGCAAAGCAGATAAACGATGCAGTTTTTGTGGACAGGCAGGAGGCAAGCATAGACGGTTACGATAAAGAAAAAGTTTTTAAAACCATCACTTCCCTCGGCGGAGGGCACGGATGGTATGACTACGACTTTTTGTGGGAGATACGAGGTGTTATCGATAAGATTCTCGGCGGCGCAGGACTCAACAGGGGAAGAAGAGATATCTGCGATCTGAGATTGGGCGAGTGTGTGGATTTTTGGAGGGTGGAAGATATAGAACCAAACCAAAGACTTCTGCTGTTCGCGCAGATGAAACTCCCCGGACAAGCTTGGTTGGAGTTTAAGATAATCGACAACAGGCTCATCCAGTCCGCATATTTCTACCCTAGAGGAATATGGGGCAGAATCTACTGGTATGCCATGAAGCCTATGCACTTCTTTATTTTTAAAAACATGATAAAGGGGATATTAAACGAGAGCGCTCAAAGAGAGTAGCTCAACGCATATTGTCTAGCATCAAGTGTGAGGCTGCTATATGCGCGAAGTTTTACAAAGCAGAGGGCAGACGGGCAGGTTCGCAGGCATCTTGATGCTCAAATGACTATTCCGTTATACGTTCCGCTATCTCTTTGAACTTCTCTTTTATCTCGATGAAGATATCTATGAGCACGGGATCGAAATGCGTTCCTTTGCCTTCGATGATGATCTTCTCGGCTTCTTCGTAGCTAAACCCCTCTTTGTAGCATCGTTTGCTTATAAGTGCGTCATACACGTCAGAGACAGCCATCAGGCGTGCTTCAAGAGGTATCTCCTCTTTTTTCAGACCGACGGGGTAACCGCTTCCGTCCCATTTTTCATGGTGGTAGTAGGCTATGTTGTAGGCTATCTTTAAAAACTCGTTCTCTTCGTTGCCCTCTATGGCGTGTTCGAGGATGTTTTTGCCCAGCGTCGTATGAGTCTTCATGATCTCGAACTCCTCTTCGGTCAACTTCCCCGGTTTTTGCAGTATCTTGTCGGGGATCCCGACTTTGCCTATATCATGCAAAGGCGCAGCCCTGAACATAAGGTCTCTGAAATTCTTTGTCAGCTTGTCTTTGCACATCTTGTTCGTGTGCATATGATCCACCAGAAGCGCTATATAGTTCTTCGTCCGTAAAATATGCGCACCCGTGTCCGTATCTCTTGTCTCGGCGACCAGCGCCATGTTGTCCAGAGTCGCAGAATGCGCCTTGACAAGATCTTGTATAAACTTCTGCCTGTCTTTGTAGTCGATGATAATGACGATGACGTTTACGATAAAGAAGTAGATGCCAAAAGGGATCAGAAAGTATCCCGACGAGATGTAGACGTTGCGGTCCAGATAGTAGACCCCGAGAAAATATTCGATCACGATCGCCGATGAAAAGAGGATGAAAAGTTTTAAGTAATCCCTTTCTATCAGCAGATATACCAGCAGAAACGATAACAACATCGAAACAAAGAAACTGACCTTTTTAAGGAGTTCGGGCTGGTATTTCAGAGTGTCGTTCATGATATTGTCTATCAGAGCCGCATGGACGAACACGCCTGGGATCGTACGTGAAGCGGAGATCATGTACCTGTCATGCAGACCTACCGCCGATGTGCCTATGAGGACAAACTTTCCTTTTAGTTTTGTCAGGTCGGTATGACCGCTGAGAACGTCCACGGCCGAGAGGACGCGGTAATCTTTCGTATTGTGAAAATCAAGCAGCACCTCGGCGTTTTTCCCCATATGAAAACTCTGCCCTAGGACCGATATCTTGTCATCGGCGACACTCAATCTGTCCACGCTTGAAAGGGTCGCGAGTCCCAAAGAAGGAATGACCCTGTCGTGGTACTTTATGAAGAGCGATGTTCTTCTGAAGATGCCGTCGGCATCTCTTTGTGAGTTTATGAAACCTATGCTAAAAGCCTCTTTTTGAAGTTCTCGGATATTGCACAGCATATAGCTCGCTTCGATATATTTCTGCGAAGAAGAAGAGGGAAGGATGTTGTTTTGGGGGATGAAACAGCGGCCGTTAGGGTGTATCTTGTTGCTCAGATAGACCGGCAGGACGGTTTTCGTCTCTTTTAGTATCTGGGCAAAGAGCTTGTCGTTATCCATAAGCGCATCTGGGAGTCCGTCTATTTTGATCTTTGTCGAAAAGTACTTGTCATAAAAGGAGAGCATCTCTTTTGGGGAGGTTTTGTCATGTTCTGGGAAGATGATGTCAAAACCTATGCTGGCAGGCTTTTGAGAGGCGATCGTCTTTACGAGATTTGCCAGTATCACCCGCGACCACGGCCACTGTCCCAATGCAGCCAGACTTTTCTCATCGACATCGATGATGACAACGGGCGCCTGCGTTTCTTTGTCATATAATTCGGCTGCTTTGTATGTGTAGTCATAGATCTTAAGATCGTAGTACTCTATGACACCGCTGTAAAATACCGCCGCATATATGACAACGGTAAAGAGAAACCCCAAAAGAAGCGTCGACTTTTTCATCTAGGTCATCTTATGAGCAGTTCTACCCTGCGGTTTTTCTCTTCGGAGACGTTGTCTCCGGTCGGTACCAGCAGATTTGACTCTCCGTAAGATTCCACATGCAGTTTGAGGATATCTACGCTTTGTGACTGGATCCACTCTTTAACGCTGTTGGCTCTCTCTAAAGACAACACTACGTTGTGTTCGGCGGAGCCCTTCGTATCGGTATGCCCGATAATATTTACCTCACAAGGCATCCTGTCTTTAATGTCTTTGAGTATCTGCGGAAGTTTCGCTTTGGACTCGTCCGTCAACTCGTTTGAATCGTTTTTAAAATACAGCAGCACGCTTATGGGTTTTAAAGGCGCACTTGCGATCGCGCCTTTAAATCTGCTTTGTATCTGCTCTTTTGTCATCACTTTTACGCTGCTCGGAGCGCTGTTTTGCGATGAGAGGCTTACGTATGAGCCCGGCTTGTCAAGAACGACCGAACCCTTTTTTGTCTTTACGACGATGGCGTTCTCTGCTTTTCCGTTATCTGCAAGTACTACGGTCGTGGTCGGATTGCTCATCATCCCGGCTATCAATATCCCCAGCCATGCGATCATTACTATCGGTTCCATTACCTGACCTCCACATAAAACTTCGTACCGCGTATCCCGATGGTCCCTTCGGGGACTTTGAATTTTACGGACTGAGGGGAAAGTTCGCTGATCTTGCCCGACTCAAAGGATGCGACCCCTTTGTGCAGGTCTATATCAAACTTGTAATCTTTTTCGACAGGTTTGAAAAGATACTGGTCTATGGAAAGGACGCTTTTTTCACCCAGCGACACGATGGTGCCGTCATGAAATATGACCCCTATGCTGCTGTGAAGCCGTGTTATGAGGGTATCGCCGACTTGAAGCTGATCGCCGATCTTTAGTTTGACCATTTCACTCTTTCTTTTAGCGAAGACTTCACCGTCGAGCTTTTTGACAATAGCGATATCCGCTGAGAACAGGCAGGAGATGAAGAGAAGCATTAACAAGGATACTCGTAGCATAAATAACCTCTATTAATCTTGGAATAAGTACACATTATACTCTCATTTTCTTTGTTTTTTTTAAGATTTTTGATTTAATGAACTCTTCTGTGAACTTTAGCATGTTCTTGTAGTGGTCGCCGTGCCAGTACACCCTGCCGCACTCTTTGCACTTTTCAAAGGTGTCGAAATACTTTCTGGTCTTAGCTTTGAGCTCTTCGATGACTTCCAGCTTCTCTATTTTTTCAAGCTCGCCATTACACTTGATGCATCTGCTGAGCGGCTTGGTCTTGTCAAAAAGCTTGTAGTGGTGAAATATCTCTTTTAACTGCTCCTCATACCCTGCATGGACAAGATACAAAGCGTCGTGATGTTTCATCCTCTGGTAGAGTATCTTGTCGCTCGTGAGAAGAAAACGCTCCTCTTTTTGCGCGATCTCTATGATGTCGTCATCGTCTATGCTCTGAAAGTAAAGTGTGTCAAAGCCGAATATCCGCAGATACTTGGCGATCTTTCCCAAATGGCAGTCGGCTATGAATTTCATGGGATTATTATAGCTTATATGAAAGTTCAAACTACTTTGGAAATGTGAATTTAATGATACAATTATCTAACCTCTTGTTCGTTATAAAAGGAAAGTGACCTATGATCCCGTTTAACTATCTAGGATTTGTCTTTAAACACTTTAGCTCCTCTTTATACCCAAAGAAGGTGGTGGAAGAACTTTGCATGTTCATAAAACCGTTATGTGACGAAGCATCCGTTTTAGACATCGGAGCAGGGACAGGAATGATGTGCGAGTTCGCATACAGATGCAATCCCAAGCTGAGATATGTAGCAGTAGACCCGGCGAAGGGTATGCTCAAATATACCGAGGAGTATGTAGAAGTACATACGGCAACTGCAGAAGCGCTGCCTTTTGATGATGATAGTTTTGATGCCGTACTCATGGGAGAATCACTACACCATCTTACTGATCCGGATATGGCTATGAAAGAAGTTGTAAGGGTTCTCAAAAAAAACGGAAAACTCTTTATTTATGATTTTGATAAGGGAACGTTTTTGGGCAAGAGCCTCTGGGCTATGGAAAAACTTCTCGGTGAACCTGCTCATTTTTATGAGGTACATGCACTAAAAAAGATGCTTGAAGAGCATGGTTTTCATGTACATGTAAGTCAACATAAGTGGCGTTACAGTGTAAGTGCTGCTTTATAAATATCTTATCTTTTGCAGATACTTAGCGATCTTCCCTAAATGGCAGTCAGCTATGAATTTCATGGGGTGATTATAGCTTATATAAGAATTTATTTTATATATAGTAAAATAGATTTAAATTATCTTGTAAAATTCAAGTTAATAAAAGGAAATGGGTATGCCCAAAAATATTAAAGATGGAAAGTTATTATATCATTTGACTGCTTTGTCGAATATGGATTCAATTTTAAGAGATGGTTTGAAAGCTAGATCAAATTTGAGTAGTGATTTTAAAGATGTTGCTGAACAAGACATAATAGATTTTAGAAATAAACATAAGATATCTTACCTGATTCCTTTCCATTTTTTCTTAGGTACACCATTTGCTGGAAGAGTTCAAATGAATCATCCAGACGAAGAATTTGTATATATTACCATTCGTAGAAGAATTGCAGCTAATAAAGAAAATGATTTCAGAATCTTCCCGACACATCCTAAACATATGAATCCTTTAGTAAGTTATGATTATGAAGAGGGAATTGAAAAAATTGATTGGGAATTAATGAACGAACGAGAGTATTCTAATCCAGAATGTAAAGAAGTTTGTATGGCAGAATGTGTAGCTAATCATGAAGCTATTTTACCAGGAGCGTTCCAGTCGATTATTGTCAAGTCTGAAACAACAAAAAAATACATACAAGAGTTATACCAAAGTATTTACGGTAATAGTCCTTCTTTCTTTATAAATGTACAAGCTCAGTCTTTTAAAGGACATTAATTACAATGTATACATTAACAACTGGAAATATTTTAGAAAGTGAAGCTGAGTGTTTAGTCAATACTGTGAATTGTGAAGGATTCATGGGAAAAGGGCTTGCCTATCAGTTTAAAAATAAATTTCCTCTAACTAATGAATCTTATATGAAAGCTTGTAAAAGTCATGAATTACATCCTGGAAAATTACATTATTTTTTTGAAAATGAAAAATTAATTATTAATTTTCCTACAAAAGATAAATGGCGAGAAAAATCTAAGATAGAATATATTGAAAATGGTATGAAAGCCTTAGTAGACTTATTAAAAGAAAAAAATATTCAATCAATAGCGATCCCACCATTAGGAAGTGGAAATGGTGGATTGAACTGGAAAGAAGTCAAAAAAGTTATAGAAAGTTATATATTTCCTCTTTCAAAAGAAAAGGATATATATGTGTATGAACCTGCATTAATGTATAAGGCAGATGTAAAGAAAGCTCCAAAGTTAACAATGTCTCATATGATATTGATGACCATTAAAAAAGAATTAGATAAGTTCTCAAAAATAAGATTACAAAAAGCTGCTTTCTTTATTAATGTTTTAAGTAGAAAAGATTATTTTAAATTTCAAGCACATCACTATGGTCCATATTCATATGCAATAGATATATTGTCAAGAGACATTAAAGAGTTTCAAGAATTTCATAAATTTCAAACAGAAAAAGCATTAGCAGTAGCTCATCAAACTTTAACTAGTGAGAAAATGGAAAAAGAATTGTCAATGTTTTTACCTTTCATTAAAAAAGCTGCAAAACTAGTTAATTCATATTCATCCAATGAAAAATTAGAATTAATAGCCACAGTTTGTTTTATTATTTTAAATAATCAAAACATAAATGAAGTGGAAGTTATCAAAAAGCTCCATGAATGGTCTGAAAAGAAAAAAAATAAGTTTTCTCAAACTGATATTTCAAATGCTATTAATGAATTGTTGAATTTAAATATTATACGTAAAGATATTCTTGGAAATTATAGTATAAATTATAGTCATTAAACTTTTTATCACAACTCCACAATCCGCTCAAACATCTCTTTTATCTCCATCTCGTGGCTTATCAGAAATATTTGTCGGTATTGCTCTTTGATGGTGTGGAATGCTTCTAGTATCTCCATCCGTCTGTTTTCGTCCTGACTTCCAAACACCTCGTCAAATGCCAAAAACTCTACGCTTGAAGCACCACTGAGTTCCGTGAGGGTCTTTGAGATGGCGATGCGCAGGACTAGGTTCGCGAGGTCTACCTCTCCGCCTGAAAATCGCTCGATCGGGTACTTTTTGCCCTCGTCGTAGATGAAGAAGTCAAAGTCGTTGCTCACCTCTATGTGCTGGTACTTGCCTTTGGTGATGCGTGCGTACATCTCCGAGGCGATGCTCGATATCCTCGGTGCTACCTGAGAGTTGAGACGGGTCTTGAACTCGGCTAGGCTTGTCTTGATCTTTTCAAAGTCCGTGAGGTCGTCTTTTTTGCCTTGCACCTTTTTGAGCTGTGCGTCGTTGTTGTCCAGAGAGTTTTGGATGCTCTTTATCTCCCCTTCGATGCGTGCTATCTGCACCTTTAACTCGTTTATGACCGCCGTTTTCTCATCTATGGTCTTTATGATGGCATCGTGCTCTTCAAGTGTCTTTTCGTGCTGTTTTTCATCGTAGATGATGCTTTTAAACTCCGTGTCTTTGTTCTTACATGTAAGGGCTAGCTCGGCTATCTTTTTGTTGACGTTCTCCAAGTCCGACTTCACAAGCACGAGGCGTTTTAGCTCCGTCTCTAGGCTGAGTGCGTGTTTGTACTGCGGCTCTATGGCGCTAAGGCTGTTTTTGAGTTCATTGTGCAGTTTCTCGTCGTAGCTGTAGGCTTCGAGTGCTTTTAGTTCCTCTTTGTTCTTTACACCTTTTTGCTCCACTTGGGTGAAGTGCTCTTTTGCTTTTTTGAGGTCTATGAGCTTGCTCTCTATGATCTTTATCTTGCCGCTCAGCTCTGCGAACTCTTTGTCTTTGAGCTTTTTTTGTGCTTCGAGGTCGGCTTTTTGGGTCTGTACGGCTAAGAGCTGTTTTTTGTACTCGTCTACCTTTTTTTTGTGGGTGTTGTTGACGATGTCTACAAGCGACTTGATGACGTTGTCATACTCCTCTAAAAGCGGTCTTGTACATGTAGGACAAGCCGACTCGCTTCCGAGCTCCTTGAGGTTTGCTATCTTGGCGTTTGTTCTGTCTATGAGCTTCTGTTCGCCCGCCATCTCTGCAAGGAGTTCGCGCTCTATGGTGTGCTTGACCTCTATGTTGTCTTGACGTATGGAGAGCTCCTGCTCCAGGTTTTTTGCATCGAAGGTGAACTGCTCATACATCTCGCACTCTTTTTCAAGTACATGGATGTCGGCTTTTGACTTGTGCCACTCGTCCGTGAGGGCTTTTTGCTCTTTGAGGATACCCTCTTTTTTGAGGTGGAACTCTCTGAGCTGTTCTTGCTGTTTGATCTGCTCTTGCAGCTGTGTGAACTGCGCTTTTTGAGGTTCGAGTGTCTTTAGTTCGGCTTGTTTGTGCTCGAGCTGATGCAGTTCCGCCGTGAGCTTGACATGGTTCATTACCTCGGAGTCGTGTGCCTGCTGGGCGCGTTCAAACTCTGCAAAGAGCTTTTGTTTCTGCTCTTTTGTCTTGGTAAGGAGGGAGAGCTCTTGTTTAAGATGCTGTTCTCTTTGTCTGATGTGAGAGAGTTCTTCGCTCTTGCTCTTCTCATCTTTTAAAAGAGCAGACTTGCTCGCTTCATCGGCTTTTATCTGCTCGAGCTTCTGTTTTATCTCATCATCGCCGAGGAATACCTCTTTAAACGCTTCTATCTCGCGTTTGAGCTGACGGCTCTTTTCTATGAGGCTGTTTTCTACGAAGTCTATTTTCTCCAGCCCCAAGAGCTTACGTATCATCCTCTTTCTGTCTTCATTTTTAAGAGTGCTCAGGCTTGTGAGCTCTTTTTGGGAAGCGAAGAGGGTGTGCATGAAGGCGTCTTTGCTCATCTTGGTTATCTTGACGATGGAGGAGGTCACCTCTTTTGCTCCGCTTGTTATGAGCTCTTCGTTTTTAAAGAGTTTGGCGTTTGCGGTGAGTGTCTTTCCTCGAAACTCTCTAACGACCCTGAATGTCGCACCCTCATACTCAAACACAAGTTCCACTACGACAGCGTCTTTTGCAGAAGCGTCGGCGTTACGTATGAGATCTTTGTTTCCTCGGCTTTTCATCTCGCCGTAGAGGGCTAAAAGGATCGCTTCAAAGATGGTGGACTTTCCGCTTCCGTTCTTGCCGATGATCCCCACAAGCCCCTCGCCGAACTCGATGTCAAAAGCGGTGTACTTTTTGAAGTTTTCCAAGTGGAGGCTAGAGAGTATCATCTGCTGCCTCCTCATACTCTGCAAAGAGCTCTTGGACTTTGTGTTTAAGTCTTTCAAACTCCTTCTCTTTGCTATCCTCTTTGATGTGTTCGAGAAAAAACTCTTCTAAAGAAAGTGCTTCGACATCACGGGCAGTGCTTTCGTTTGTTCCCTGTTTAAACTCCCGTTTGACGCTTACATGTAAGGCATCAGGAAATAGTTCTTTTATGGCGGAGTTTTGGATGTCTATGGACTGCAACGCGGTAAGGTTTGTAAGACGTATCTCCACAAGCGCATCTTTGACGTCGCTTGTGTCGAGCTTTGAGACGGAGCTTTCATACTCCTCGCAGTCTATCTCTTTTTGCACTATGGGGCGGATGGCTATCTCTTTGTATTCCACCGACAAAGTCTCTTTTAACGTGAGAAGGACAAACCCTTTGGAGTTGCGTTTGTCGCCCAGACTTGTGCGCTCGATCGAACCGCTGTAATAGACGTTCTCATGTTTGCCGACCTTTCCAAAACCGTGCCAGTGACCAAGAGCCACGTAGTCCATCATCTTGAAGATGTACTCTTTATCACTTGGGTAGACCCACTCGCCAAACTCCTGCATCAGGTAAAATGCGCCCACGGAGCAGTGCATCATCATGATGTTCTTTTTGCTTTTGTCTATGTTTGCTTCGCAGAGTTCTATCTGCGAGAGAGCCTTTGTCTCGTCGTTCATGTGGGGCAGGGTGTGAAAGAGGACATCGCTAAATGCCACCTTTTTATATGCCTGCTCGTAGGAAAGATAGACGTTTTTAAAGTTCTCGAATATCTTGAGTATGGGTGAGCTTAGATTTGTTCTGGGCGTAGAGTGGTTTCCCGCTATAAGGATGAAGGGGATGTCAAGAGAGTCTATGATCTTAAACTGTTCAAGTGCAAATGTGATGGCGCGGTTTGACGGGTGTGAGCGGTGAAAAAGGTCGCCCGTGTGGATGATGTAATCTGGTTTTATCTCTTTGATCTGCTCTACTACCTGAGAGAAAGCGTCGTAAAAGTCCGCTTCCCTTTGGTTGATGTTGTCATCGTTTAAGACATCGAGGTCGTTAAAACCCAGATGCGTGTCGCTAAAGTGTATGATCTTCAAAACAGCTTCCCGATAGAGTTTTAAACATTCTACCTAAAAGTTCGGATTATTTAAAGATTTTTGAAAGAATTGTAAATACGAGGCTTAGCATGACACTGAGAAGTATCATGCTAGTGATAGGAAAATAAAAGCTGAAGTTTTCTTTTTTTACGACGATGTCTCCGGGAAGTTGAAACAGATTTCCCTTGAACAGGAAAGCCAAGACTCCCAAGATGATGAAGACGATGCCTATCGCAAAAAAGATCTTATACATCTATTTTTTCCCGAAAAATTTCTGAAAGAATCCTTCGATGAAACGTATTTTCGTTCGGCTGATAGCTAGGCTTCCGCTTGGCACTTTTCCGCTTGTCACTGTCGTTCCTGCGGCTATCATCACGTCGTCTTCTATCTCTACGGGTGCGACGAGCTGGCTGTCGCTTCCCACGAAAACGTTCTTGCCTATCTTAGTCTTGTGTTTTTTGATGCCGTCGTAGTTGCATGTGATGACGCCCGCGCCGATGTTCGTACCCTCATCCACCTCGCTGTCGCCGATGTAGCTCAGGTGTCCCGCTTTTACGCCTTTGAGCGTACTTTTCTTGACCTCTACGAAGTTGCCGATATGCGTACCCTCGATGTGTGAAGCCGGGCGCAGATGCGCCAAAGGCCCTACATCCGAGTCGATGACGACGGAGTCTTCTATGACGCTTGAAGACTTGATGATGGAGTTTTTGATGAGGCTCTCACCCGTAATGCGGCAGTTGTTCTCCACCAGACACTCTCCAAAAAACTGTACTCCCTCTTCGATGTAGATAGTATGCGGAAGGTTCATGCTCACACCCTCTGTCATCCACTTGTTTTTTATGCGCTCTTGCATGATTATTTCCGCGCTTGCAAGGTCGAGCTTGGAGTTTACGCCTTTGAAATGCTCCTCGTCTACCAAAAGAGGCTTGATGACAAGTCCGTCCTCTTTTGCCATCTTAATGATGTCCGTGAGGTAGTATTCGCTTTGCGCATTATTGTTTTCAAGACGCGGTATATAAGTATCCAAGACCTCTTTTTTAAAAGAGTATATTCCCGCGTTAACTTGAGTAATGGCAATCTCATACCCGTTTGCGTCCTTTTGTTCGACGATGTAGCTGACTTCGCCGTTTTCTATCTTCACGCGGCCGTAACCGCTCGGGTCTTCGAGATCGAAAATGGAAAGTACGATGTCCGCTCTTGCATCCAGAAAACCTTGCAATGACTCTGCGGTAATGAGCGGCATATCTCCGTTAAGCACGAGTACATGAGAGTTTTTTGCCGTGATGTTTCTCATCGCTCCGCCCGTACCCGGAAAGTTTACGTCGTCTTGTTCTATGAAGTTTATGTCGGGAAAATATTTTTTTATCTCCTGCTCCACTGCGTCTTTTTGGTGTGCTACGACGATGCTCACGTCATCGCTCACCTTTAGGGACTCTTTTACGATGTGGTAAAGCATAGGTTTGCCGCTGATGTTGTGCAGGACTTTTGCTTTGTTCGACTTCATACGGCTGCCTTTTCCCGCAGCGAGGATGACTATGGAGATATTGTTCATTATTTATACTTTTTATTAGACTTCTTGCATAACCCCTGATAACCTCAGAGAGCTAAAAAGCGGTAAGGATAACAAGGGTTTTGCAAGAAGTCTATGGAATTTTATAAGTGTGATTATACTATAATTGCGTAATTGAATAGTTAAGAAGGCAGCCACAAATATGCAAGCAGTAGTCGACTCGCTAAGAGAAAACGGTAACTTATACAAAAAAATGGTAGAGATAAAACCTTCTCAGCTGGGCGTGAGAAACAGGATAAAGATATATCATGCGACAGACACAAGAGGGTATTTTACCGCCATATTCGCAGTCTCTCAGACAAGCAGGCTGCTTATGAAAGATGTCAAAAAATTTGAGGAGATCTACCAAAAGCTCATCATATTCAGCGATCACGGCTTCAAATTCAAAGTCCTTTTTATCGATGCGCCGTTATGCTCAAAAGCCAGAGAAGCTTTTTTAAGCTGCGGGTGGAGTCTACAAGATTGACTCTCTGCGATATAGGAAACACGACGTTCGATTTTTATCGTGAGGGCGTAAAAGAGAAGATAGCCACAGCCGACTACGAGCTGAAAAAGAGCGAAGAGAAGATATTTTATATCTGCGTGAACGAGAAGGTAGGACAAGAGCTGAAAAACTTTCCAAACTGGATAGACCTCAAAGCCTTTGTAGACATGAAAAAATACTATGAGACAATGGGCATAGACCGCATAGCGGTATGCGAGTCAATAGAAAACGGCGTTGTCATAGATGCGGGAAGCGCCATCACGGTAGATGTAGTGAGAAAGGGTGCGTTTGTCGGCGGATACATAGCTCTGGGATTGAGTGCAAGCCATAAAGCGTACACCGGGATATCGCCGAGGCTGGATTACTCATATAACTTTGAGATAGATTTGGATAAAATACCGAAA is a genomic window containing:
- the glmU gene encoding bifunctional UDP-N-acetylglucosamine diphosphorylase/glucosamine-1-phosphate N-acetyltransferase GlmU; this translates as MNNISIVILAAGKGSRMKSNKAKVLHNISGKPMLYHIVKESLKVSDDVSIVVAHQKDAVEQEIKKYFPDINFIEQDDVNFPGTGGAMRNITAKNSHVLVLNGDMPLITAESLQGFLDARADIVLSIFDLEDPSGYGRVKIENGEVSYIVEQKDANGYEIAITQVNAGIYSFKKEVLDTYIPRLENNNAQSEYYLTDIIKMAKEDGLVIKPLLVDEEHFKGVNSKLDLASAEIIMQERIKNKWMTEGVSMNLPHTIYIEEGVQFFGECLVENNCRITGESLIKNSIIKSSSVIEDSVVIDSDVGPLAHLRPASHIEGTHIGNFVEVKKSTLKGVKAGHLSYIGDSEVDEGTNIGAGVITCNYDGIKKHKTKIGKNVFVGSDSQLVAPVEIEDDVMIAAGTTVTSGKVPSGSLAISRTKIRFIEGFFQKFFGKK
- a CDS encoding type III pantothenate kinase translates to MESTRLTLCDIGNTTFDFYREGVKEKIATADYELKKSEEKIFYICVNEKVGQELKNFPNWIDLKAFVDMKKYYETMGIDRIAVCESIENGVVIDAGSAITVDVVRKGAFVGGYIALGLSASHKAYTGISPRLDYSYNFEIDLDKIPKNSEDALTYAQVGLLYRDVMSYALPVYLTGGDAPELKNIFKDAVLDDELIFKGMKNIMKKADLC